One Umboniibacter marinipuniceus DNA window includes the following coding sequences:
- a CDS encoding DNA cytosine methyltransferase, giving the protein MMRNKNDILLQAEEIIKPLALEHVPQASNVAAVVDQWLHAIATDSQFYCNPDVCKPAQLKKSVITQLQHNGLYTKRDTFFDDVFGGLNLKPEFDTKFRFIDLFAGIGGIRLGAQSNGGACVFSSEFDTFAQNTYSCNHGEYPFGDITNIREKNIPDHDLLLAGFPCQPFSYSGRCEGFEDKTRGTLFFDVLRILEQKKPKFALLENVKGFKSHNNGETMFIALKALDEAGYVPHWTILNSYDYGVPQYRERWYCVAIRKDLGITDFSFPDFKDRKTKLKDIVDLSDDDESLSITNFEKNRIKYHFDNYEKQERVQHDNSMYEPHTKKGRHGVFSFLKPDGALRFHVGDVAKTQIQEAFYASLETYAPTIIANRVPKLWDIQRKLSVTESLRLQGFPDEFHFRVSKAQAYKQLGNSVTLNVVQAIIGNIIKIKD; this is encoded by the coding sequence ATGATGAGAAATAAGAACGACATCCTTCTGCAAGCGGAAGAAATTATTAAACCTTTAGCACTAGAGCATGTGCCACAAGCCAGTAACGTCGCAGCAGTAGTTGATCAATGGCTGCACGCCATTGCGACTGATAGCCAGTTTTACTGTAATCCTGATGTCTGCAAACCAGCACAGCTAAAGAAAAGTGTAATAACTCAGTTACAACATAATGGTTTATATACAAAGCGAGACACATTCTTTGACGATGTTTTCGGTGGCTTAAATTTGAAGCCTGAATTTGATACTAAATTTCGTTTTATCGACCTATTTGCGGGAATAGGTGGGATCAGATTAGGCGCTCAATCTAACGGTGGGGCTTGTGTATTTTCTTCGGAGTTCGATACGTTCGCTCAAAATACCTATTCATGTAACCATGGCGAGTACCCATTTGGTGACATAACAAACATTCGGGAAAAGAACATTCCAGATCACGATCTTTTATTAGCGGGATTCCCCTGTCAACCATTCAGCTATTCAGGGCGCTGTGAAGGTTTTGAGGATAAAACGAGAGGCACATTATTTTTTGATGTTCTTAGAATATTGGAGCAAAAAAAACCAAAGTTTGCACTTTTAGAGAACGTGAAAGGTTTTAAATCCCATAACAACGGGGAGACTATGTTTATAGCGCTTAAAGCGTTAGATGAAGCAGGTTATGTCCCTCATTGGACTATTCTGAATAGCTACGATTATGGTGTGCCGCAATATCGAGAAAGGTGGTACTGCGTAGCTATTCGAAAGGATCTCGGTATTACTGATTTTTCATTTCCAGACTTTAAAGATAGAAAAACTAAACTTAAAGACATAGTCGACTTAAGCGATGATGATGAGTCTTTATCAATTACGAATTTTGAGAAAAATAGAATTAAGTATCATTTTGATAATTATGAAAAACAGGAAAGAGTTCAGCATGACAACTCAATGTATGAACCTCATACGAAGAAAGGAAGACATGGAGTATTTTCATTTTTGAAGCCTGATGGCGCTCTTAGGTTTCATGTTGGAGACGTTGCAAAAACTCAGATACAAGAAGCGTTTTACGCTAGCTTAGAAACGTATGCGCCTACTATTATTGCCAATCGAGTCCCGAAATTATGGGATATTCAACGAAAGCTATCTGTAACAGAATCGTTGCGTCTCCAAGGCTTTCCTGATGAATTTCATTTTAGAGTTTCCAAAGCTCAAGCATATAAGCAACTAGGTAACTCCGTGACTCTAAACGTTGTCCAAGCAATTATTGGGAATATTATAAAAATTAAGGACTGA
- a CDS encoding McrB family protein, which translates to MAYLSLSKIQDARTYVEQNIRQPETFMGLVLFLICVVERKRNGSYLKSDMNRFSKLADDAFYLSNAPSSYSARYWFALLTNDWVDQVRDHFLKGNKVSANKVMQSLFWRDSFVELESKASLIPNDILESLFIVDLDESEFNQPSNVTAADFLSNYGGTQEALTIKFDGTFVKKKAGDLSAGPFGQTLYAAREIKKIISIYDFDFIEKFDLSSEYARPSVKLDVIVNAIKEKFSLWMLSKGLSEATASSYSGSGIAYCDKFTSNITANVRSFYQLNSEQVLAALGELEQVAEWMQADESGNRMYSAACKKLAEFLDEEYSSSFTTLSKPFLLLAGISGTGKTRFVREQAKASGKFTETYCLTSVRPDWNEPSDLLGYISRLNGAAEYITTDVLQFIAKAWRAITDSGLAVEVQEREGQGKRLVVAGERNELNRVLPYWLCLDEMNLAPVEQYFADYLSVMETREWRWTDESFTYGSDALLKPATINEVADKEKLREALGFKGTQYDELWGHICLYGLGIPFNLLVAGTVNMDETTHGFSRKVIDRALSFDFGAFFPNDYNDFFTPTSCNKRLSYPIWSNANKADLANTFDTDGTKTVVFLSAVNAVLKNTPFELAFRALNELLLAVASSQPQDDAALKAVWDDFMMCKVLPRIEGDTDKLTTSDGKGLLEELNTVLATQLALIWETSETDEVNWRPDLYREKIVADGATDEENVLRITCRSKAKLEWMSDRLASATFTSFWP; encoded by the coding sequence ATGGCGTACTTGTCTTTATCTAAAATCCAAGACGCAAGAACCTATGTTGAACAAAACATAAGACAGCCCGAGACCTTTATGGGATTAGTGTTGTTTTTGATATGTGTCGTAGAGAGAAAGAGAAATGGTTCTTATCTAAAGTCAGATATGAATCGGTTTTCAAAGCTTGCGGATGATGCTTTCTACTTATCTAATGCACCGTCGTCGTACTCAGCTAGGTACTGGTTTGCATTACTCACAAATGACTGGGTTGATCAAGTCAGAGATCACTTTCTCAAAGGAAATAAAGTTTCGGCAAATAAAGTTATGCAGTCACTTTTTTGGCGAGACAGCTTTGTCGAGCTTGAATCCAAAGCCAGTTTAATTCCAAACGATATTTTAGAGTCACTATTCATAGTAGATCTCGATGAATCAGAATTCAATCAACCCAGCAACGTAACAGCAGCTGATTTTTTAAGTAATTATGGGGGGACACAAGAAGCATTAACCATCAAATTCGATGGTACTTTTGTAAAGAAAAAAGCCGGAGATTTGAGTGCTGGGCCTTTTGGGCAGACCTTGTATGCAGCTAGGGAAATAAAAAAGATAATATCAATTTATGACTTTGACTTTATAGAGAAATTCGACTTGTCTTCTGAATACGCAAGGCCAAGCGTTAAACTTGATGTGATTGTTAATGCGATAAAAGAGAAATTTAGCTTATGGATGTTAAGTAAAGGTTTGTCTGAAGCAACCGCATCATCGTATTCTGGATCCGGAATCGCCTACTGCGATAAGTTCACAAGTAATATCACTGCCAATGTACGTAGTTTTTATCAATTAAACTCTGAACAAGTATTAGCCGCTTTAGGTGAACTTGAGCAGGTAGCTGAATGGATGCAAGCTGATGAAAGTGGTAATCGAATGTATAGTGCCGCTTGCAAAAAGCTAGCTGAATTCTTGGATGAAGAGTATTCGAGTTCATTTACGACCTTATCCAAACCATTTCTCCTACTCGCTGGTATCTCAGGCACGGGTAAAACCCGCTTTGTACGTGAGCAAGCAAAAGCTTCAGGCAAATTTACTGAAACCTATTGTTTAACTTCTGTACGACCCGACTGGAATGAGCCGAGTGATTTACTTGGTTACATATCGCGCCTAAATGGCGCTGCTGAATACATTACCACCGATGTATTGCAGTTTATCGCCAAAGCTTGGCGTGCCATTACTGATAGCGGCTTAGCCGTTGAAGTACAGGAGAGAGAGGGCCAAGGTAAGCGTTTAGTAGTGGCAGGCGAACGGAATGAATTAAATAGGGTATTGCCTTATTGGTTGTGCTTGGACGAAATGAATCTTGCCCCCGTTGAACAGTATTTCGCTGACTATTTATCGGTAATGGAAACCCGCGAATGGCGTTGGACCGACGAGAGCTTCACCTACGGCAGTGATGCCTTATTAAAACCTGCCACTATCAACGAGGTCGCTGATAAAGAAAAGCTACGCGAAGCGCTAGGCTTTAAAGGTACACAATACGATGAGCTGTGGGGGCATATTTGCCTGTATGGTTTAGGTATACCGTTTAACCTGCTTGTCGCTGGCACGGTAAATATGGATGAAACCACACATGGCTTCTCACGAAAAGTAATTGATCGTGCGCTGAGCTTTGATTTCGGTGCCTTTTTCCCGAACGATTATAACGACTTTTTCACTCCGACTAGTTGTAATAAGCGTCTAAGTTATCCCATTTGGTCAAATGCTAATAAAGCAGACTTAGCCAATACCTTCGACACTGATGGTACAAAAACGGTGGTGTTTTTATCGGCTGTCAATGCAGTGCTTAAAAACACACCCTTTGAATTGGCATTCCGTGCTTTAAATGAACTCCTTCTGGCTGTTGCCAGTAGTCAACCACAAGATGATGCGGCCCTAAAAGCCGTGTGGGATGACTTTATGATGTGTAAAGTTTTACCGCGTATAGAAGGTGATACCGACAAGCTCACCACATCAGATGGTAAGGGTTTATTGGAAGAGCTTAATACTGTGCTAGCTACTCAGTTAGCTCTGATTTGGGAAACATCTGAAACGGACGAGGTGAATTGGCGCCCCGACTTATATCGCGAGAAAATCGTGGCCGATGGTGCTACGGATGAGGAAAACGTACTTCGCATAACTTGCCGTTCGAAAGCAAAGTTGGAGTGGATGAGTGATCGATTAGCTAGTGCCACGTTTACCAGTTTCTGGCCTTAA
- a CDS encoding restriction endonuclease-like protein, protein MPELLRLKTDEFLFTVKSKSIENKSQTFNRTMHTRRSGGSEVFIRVEPALKLSEAPRGFCDGACSLLRAVEDLNHCDQVNIDTPIFFENTLYQIEWIFLQDAQRARLNHRSKSVCDSFIFTSSEDGLSARLTGTINTGNDVGWLSLPVTFELNGETQTQHIAFEVLPTKMAMHQDLPAMYETIDRVYPLWRFSLVEKTQQDAAASQQRGNFPLMWLANFASLRERFEQGLKVICAAPHSRLQPTVAQIKAAKLKGRLSHKLAERVKQDFANGQYDKRYSIEKKQLSVDTPENRFIKMAVSKSKRQLAAFEQKLRETNESPERQRLSDSFLSELHSWQQPLQKVLGQSFLKEVGAYSGLSSESLVLQQKTGYSAAYRVWQELKFYLDVLGNQSSISIKSVAEIYEVWCFLCLKQILEHDLGFEMVENNATKLAQNDFFEYQLKDGFAGAFSFKRSDGVTARLAHEPKFTKKGKTIRSYLVNQEPDIVLEVTLPKDASSAVGSSEQRQFVWLFDAKYRIKTDRSRFDDSDEDIEGTDYVPDDAINQMHRYRDALIRLSEPRVPHSASGSIVGQPSKKSRPVFGAFALYPGFFDQSITPNPYATAIEEVGIGAFALLPSQDESGYSGHQWLLEFLQAQIGRAPSTAIGRGNKINYPLASLAEKLYVQEAARIPYYGMRQVLYPDLTMSASLSGQRGRDKGYFEKFEQGTAEWYHLPKSTFLNKFKQHIAEEIRYLALATTSEMQSSTKKIDKLWPVKRASLVPRYTITEDQAGKQSDSADLYYLFELGKPLLLQTPVTNVPHRPMKNSMKLTTLSRLEGATQFAEVEKVYEEALSVPIR, encoded by the coding sequence ATGCCGGAGTTATTAAGGCTTAAAACAGACGAATTTTTATTCACCGTCAAATCGAAGTCTATTGAAAATAAAAGCCAAACTTTCAATAGAACAATGCACACACGCCGTTCTGGAGGCTCTGAAGTATTTATTAGAGTTGAGCCTGCACTAAAACTAAGCGAAGCACCAAGAGGTTTTTGCGATGGGGCGTGTTCGCTTTTGCGCGCAGTGGAAGATCTAAATCATTGCGATCAAGTGAATATAGATACTCCTATATTTTTTGAGAATACGCTTTATCAGATTGAGTGGATATTTCTGCAAGACGCTCAACGCGCGAGACTAAATCATCGCTCTAAGTCGGTTTGTGATTCATTTATCTTTACATCTAGTGAAGACGGATTAAGTGCGCGTTTAACCGGTACCATCAATACTGGCAACGATGTGGGGTGGTTAAGTTTACCAGTTACTTTTGAGTTGAATGGAGAAACGCAAACCCAACACATAGCGTTTGAAGTACTACCAACCAAAATGGCAATGCACCAAGACTTGCCTGCTATGTACGAAACCATCGACAGAGTTTACCCACTTTGGCGCTTTAGTTTAGTAGAGAAAACACAGCAAGACGCTGCGGCTAGCCAACAACGCGGGAATTTTCCACTCATGTGGTTGGCGAATTTTGCCTCATTAAGGGAGCGCTTTGAGCAAGGTTTAAAGGTGATTTGTGCCGCGCCTCATAGTCGCTTACAACCCACGGTGGCCCAGATAAAGGCCGCCAAGTTAAAAGGTCGTTTGTCACATAAATTAGCCGAGCGAGTGAAGCAAGACTTTGCGAACGGCCAGTACGATAAGCGCTACTCGATCGAGAAAAAGCAGCTGAGTGTCGACACCCCAGAAAACCGTTTTATCAAAATGGCGGTGAGTAAAAGCAAACGGCAATTAGCAGCGTTCGAGCAAAAGCTTAGGGAAACTAATGAATCGCCAGAGCGGCAACGGTTGTCGGATTCATTTCTGAGCGAACTTCATAGTTGGCAGCAACCGCTGCAAAAAGTGTTGGGCCAAAGTTTTCTAAAAGAGGTTGGTGCGTACTCTGGGTTAAGCAGCGAGTCGTTAGTTCTGCAGCAAAAAACAGGTTACAGCGCGGCCTATCGTGTTTGGCAAGAGCTGAAATTTTATTTAGATGTGCTTGGTAATCAATCGAGTATTTCGATTAAATCGGTGGCTGAGATTTACGAAGTGTGGTGCTTTTTGTGTTTGAAACAGATTTTAGAGCACGACCTTGGCTTTGAGATGGTGGAAAACAACGCGACGAAGCTTGCTCAGAATGATTTTTTTGAGTACCAGCTAAAGGATGGTTTTGCCGGCGCTTTTAGTTTTAAACGAAGTGATGGCGTCACTGCTAGGTTGGCGCACGAGCCTAAATTTACCAAAAAAGGTAAAACCATTCGTTCCTACTTAGTTAACCAAGAGCCGGATATCGTTTTGGAAGTCACTTTGCCAAAAGACGCGAGCTCAGCTGTAGGTTCATCGGAACAAAGGCAGTTTGTTTGGCTGTTTGATGCCAAGTACCGTATTAAAACCGATAGAAGTCGCTTTGATGATAGTGATGAAGATATTGAAGGTACCGATTACGTCCCAGATGATGCCATTAACCAAATGCACCGTTATCGTGATGCGCTGATACGTTTATCAGAGCCACGCGTGCCGCATTCTGCTTCAGGTTCCATTGTAGGACAACCTAGTAAGAAAAGCCGTCCTGTTTTTGGAGCGTTCGCTTTATACCCCGGATTTTTTGATCAATCCATAACACCTAATCCTTACGCAACCGCAATAGAAGAAGTGGGTATTGGCGCATTTGCATTACTACCGAGCCAGGATGAGAGCGGGTATTCTGGCCACCAGTGGTTGTTAGAGTTCTTGCAAGCTCAGATTGGAAGAGCTCCGAGTACGGCGATAGGGCGAGGCAATAAGATAAATTATCCGTTGGCCAGTCTGGCTGAAAAACTCTATGTACAAGAGGCTGCACGCATACCGTATTACGGCATGCGACAAGTACTTTATCCTGATCTAACTATGTCAGCGTCTTTGAGTGGACAACGTGGCCGAGATAAAGGCTATTTTGAAAAATTTGAGCAAGGCACAGCAGAGTGGTATCACCTTCCGAAAAGCACATTTCTTAACAAGTTCAAGCAGCACATCGCAGAGGAGATTAGGTATTTAGCGTTGGCAACGACTTCAGAGATGCAAAGCTCAACCAAGAAAATTGACAAACTTTGGCCGGTGAAACGAGCGTCGCTCGTACCTCGTTATACCATTACCGAGGATCAAGCAGGTAAACAGTCAGACTCAGCTGATTTGTACTATTTATTCGAACTAGGCAAGCCGCTCTTGCTACAGACACCGGTAACCAATGTTCCACATCGGCCAATGAAAAATTCAATGAAACTTACAACGTTATCGCGCCTTGAGGGCGCAACTCAGTTTGCCGAGGTTGAAAAAGTATACGAGGAGGCATTGTCGGTCCCTATTCGATAA
- a CDS encoding DUF2075 domain-containing protein has translation MIVYSQSKAQFVTDASSDAIANIVEEKVLQRLGTKVAKNELLSWKNSLTHMGNVLNHASIPDDAGVAIEYNIPLTSKRIDLVLTGENQNQQSTAVIIELKQWSEVESTPLDGIVKTYLGGGLRTTNHPSYQAWSYAAHIEDYNATVRQMNAKLVPCAHLHNLTNRDAINDPCYSDHVLKAPVFIKSDFAKLQKFLAEHIRYGDKTDLMYRIEHGKIKPSKNLADSLASMISGNQEFILLDDQKVCYEEVLQALTTATQKPHKQVVVIKGGPGTGKSVLAINLLVEATKRQAVAQYISRNSAPREVFKSKLTGTLKKTNIDNLFKGSGSYVNSDENFFDLLLVDEAHRLNEKSGMFQNLGENQIKEIISAAKCSVFFIDEAQRIHIKDIGSVDAIKQWASLLNAEVIELDLKSQFRCNGSDAYLAWLDNTLNIRETANIKLDTEEFDLQVLDSPDELEHIIKAKNLINNKARIVAGYCWNWTSKKDPKAYDIAFEGFEFKARWNLADYGMHWIIHEESVSEVGCIHTCQGLELDYVGVIIGPDLIIRDGEVITNGLARSSQDQTLKGFKKLLKENPTLAHQRADEIIKNTYRTLLTRGQKGAYVYSEDAETRAYFKTALAQKFKRSELPPVIKKEIVDTVRGDASKVAECAAKYGVEVDEIRGWVAKAEAAMLASLE, from the coding sequence ATGATCGTTTACAGCCAAAGCAAAGCTCAGTTTGTAACCGACGCATCCAGTGATGCCATTGCCAATATCGTTGAAGAGAAGGTTCTGCAGCGATTAGGCACGAAAGTTGCCAAAAATGAGCTACTTTCGTGGAAGAATTCACTCACCCATATGGGCAATGTGTTAAACCATGCCAGCATTCCTGATGATGCCGGCGTGGCCATTGAGTACAACATTCCGCTTACCTCGAAGCGGATTGATTTGGTGCTGACCGGTGAAAACCAAAACCAACAAAGCACCGCCGTTATTATCGAACTAAAACAATGGAGCGAGGTAGAAAGCACCCCGCTCGACGGCATTGTAAAAACCTACTTAGGTGGCGGTTTACGAACAACCAACCACCCGTCGTATCAGGCATGGAGTTACGCCGCGCATATCGAAGACTACAACGCCACCGTGCGCCAAATGAACGCCAAACTCGTGCCCTGTGCGCACCTACACAACTTAACCAACCGCGATGCCATCAACGACCCGTGCTACAGCGATCATGTGCTGAAAGCCCCCGTGTTCATTAAAAGTGATTTCGCGAAGCTACAAAAATTCCTCGCCGAGCATATCCGCTACGGTGACAAAACCGATCTGATGTATCGCATTGAACACGGCAAGATTAAGCCGTCGAAGAATCTAGCCGATTCATTGGCATCGATGATCAGCGGCAATCAAGAGTTCATCTTACTCGACGACCAGAAGGTCTGTTACGAAGAGGTACTGCAAGCCCTAACTACCGCCACCCAAAAACCACACAAACAGGTAGTGGTAATTAAAGGCGGCCCCGGCACCGGAAAGTCAGTACTCGCTATCAATTTACTCGTTGAGGCCACGAAGCGACAAGCCGTGGCGCAATACATTTCTCGTAACTCTGCCCCACGGGAAGTGTTCAAATCCAAACTCACGGGTACTTTGAAGAAAACCAACATCGACAATTTGTTCAAAGGTTCGGGCAGCTACGTTAATTCAGACGAAAACTTCTTCGACCTACTGCTGGTAGACGAAGCCCACCGCTTAAACGAAAAGTCGGGCATGTTCCAAAACCTGGGCGAAAACCAAATTAAAGAAATCATCAGCGCCGCCAAGTGCTCGGTGTTTTTCATTGATGAAGCGCAGCGCATTCACATAAAAGACATCGGCTCGGTAGATGCCATCAAACAATGGGCTAGCCTTCTTAACGCAGAAGTGATTGAGCTCGATCTTAAGTCGCAGTTCCGCTGTAACGGTTCCGACGCCTACTTAGCGTGGCTCGACAACACACTGAATATTCGAGAAACCGCCAATATTAAGCTTGATACAGAAGAGTTCGACCTACAGGTGCTCGACTCACCCGATGAACTAGAGCACATCATTAAAGCCAAGAACCTCATCAACAACAAAGCCCGCATAGTGGCGGGCTACTGCTGGAATTGGACCAGCAAGAAAGACCCAAAAGCCTACGACATTGCATTCGAGGGTTTTGAGTTTAAAGCACGCTGGAACCTAGCCGACTATGGCATGCATTGGATCATTCACGAAGAATCGGTTAGCGAAGTGGGCTGTATTCATACATGTCAGGGCTTAGAGCTCGATTACGTGGGCGTGATTATCGGCCCCGATTTAATCATTCGCGATGGCGAAGTAATCACCAATGGCCTAGCACGATCGAGCCAAGACCAAACCCTAAAGGGCTTTAAAAAGCTGCTCAAAGAAAACCCGACACTGGCACACCAACGCGCCGACGAAATCATTAAGAACACCTACCGCACTCTACTCACGCGAGGTCAAAAAGGCGCGTATGTATACAGCGAAGATGCCGAAACACGCGCGTACTTTAAAACGGCATTAGCGCAGAAGTTTAAGCGCAGTGAGCTGCCGCCCGTGATTAAAAAAGAGATCGTGGATACCGTGCGTGGTGACGCAAGTAAGGTGGCGGAGTGTGCTGCGAAGTATGGCGTTGAAGTGGACGAGATAAGGGGTTGGGTCGCGAAGGCTGAGGCGGCGATGTTGGCGAGTTTGGAGTGA
- a CDS encoding nucleotide pyrophosphohydrolase, translating to MSTPSDISLLTEKLRAFRDERDWAQFHDAKNLALALSIEAAELNELFLWKNSDDDIASIDREKLSDELADVLTFALLLADKLKLDPKTIIENKILKNEAKYPAELVKGSAKKYNEY from the coding sequence GTGAGTACTCCATCAGACATCAGTCTACTTACCGAAAAGCTAAGAGCTTTCCGCGACGAGCGCGATTGGGCTCAGTTCCACGATGCGAAAAACCTCGCCCTTGCGCTCTCCATTGAAGCCGCCGAGCTGAATGAACTGTTCTTGTGGAAGAACTCCGACGACGACATCGCCAGCATTGATCGCGAAAAGCTCAGCGACGAACTCGCCGACGTATTGACCTTCGCCCTACTGCTGGCCGATAAACTCAAGCTAGACCCTAAAACCATCATCGAAAACAAAATCCTTAAGAACGAAGCCAAGTACCCCGCCGAGCTGGTGAAGGGTTCGGCTAAGAAGTACAACGAGTACTAG
- a CDS encoding RDD family protein: MTTATTSDLTPNAAPTTETTTPKPTPEWIAGFWRRVLGYVIDVSILAFVGFLLGSLFESIFIELGGWARLVGFGVGIAYFGVLNSRIGGGKTLGKRLLGIVVVDRNNQLIGLGRSMARYSILAVPFLLNGAPISMELLMSVAVYPLSILLFGGIFVITYLIIFNRRTRQSLHDVITGTYVVKSDAKYEAPRAVWNGHWVVTGLLVVLAALAPVLSEKLLEQQPFQELLAAQLALSEEADVIQVGVTIGTNTIWRDGDSHNLNYVSATAQIGQDSVDDRERAKEIAKLVMQTYPNAVNQDVINVTFVHGYDIGIWSKSSTHSHDFLLSELSDGML, translated from the coding sequence ATGACAACAGCTACTACTTCCGATCTAACTCCAAACGCCGCACCAACGACTGAAACAACCACACCTAAACCAACACCAGAATGGATTGCCGGCTTCTGGCGACGAGTTTTAGGGTACGTTATTGATGTGTCGATTTTGGCTTTCGTTGGCTTCTTACTGGGTTCGTTGTTCGAAAGCATTTTTATCGAGCTAGGAGGTTGGGCACGACTGGTCGGCTTTGGCGTTGGCATTGCTTACTTCGGTGTGTTGAACAGTCGAATCGGCGGTGGAAAAACCTTAGGAAAACGTCTACTCGGTATCGTTGTTGTTGATCGAAACAACCAGCTAATCGGGCTCGGCCGCTCGATGGCACGCTACAGCATTCTTGCGGTACCTTTTTTGCTTAATGGCGCCCCGATTTCAATGGAATTATTAATGTCGGTAGCGGTCTACCCACTCTCAATCCTGCTTTTTGGCGGCATTTTCGTTATCACCTATCTGATCATATTTAATCGCCGCACTAGGCAGTCGTTACACGACGTTATTACCGGCACCTACGTGGTAAAATCCGATGCAAAATACGAAGCACCTCGAGCAGTATGGAATGGGCACTGGGTTGTTACGGGGCTACTTGTGGTACTTGCCGCATTAGCACCGGTGTTAAGCGAGAAACTGCTCGAACAACAGCCCTTTCAAGAGTTATTAGCGGCACAGCTCGCCCTTTCTGAAGAAGCTGACGTCATCCAAGTCGGAGTCACCATCGGCACAAACACCATCTGGCGAGACGGGGATTCCCATAACCTCAACTACGTTAGCGCCACAGCTCAAATCGGCCAGGATTCGGTTGACGACCGAGAACGTGCCAAAGAAATCGCTAAATTGGTAATGCAAACCTACCCTAACGCCGTAAACCAAGACGTTATCAACGTAACTTTTGTACACGGATACGACATAGGTATTTGGTCTAAGTCGAGCACTCATTCGCATGATTTCCTATTGAGTGAGCTCTCAGACGGGATGTTGTAA
- a CDS encoding restriction endonuclease yields the protein MAKRKDLGVYDILASFPWWVSVIVASLVYCFLKFALPLISFDNQIFDVVARSFSQVAWVFGLTLLMPALVGPVIRARKRRLLDTQQGISTIRSLSWRDFELLVAEVFRRKGYAVIENDGVGADGGIDMKLRKDGALHLVQCKHWQQYKVGVPIIREMYGVMVAEHALSTTIVTSGVFTQQAQDFARDKPIDLINGAALVAWMKQAQSGSVKAAGDAEYSNAGESSAASPKVEDKPISTEAPSTNDDSMECPKCDSPLVLRTATKGDYAGRQFYGCSSFPSCRYIRNLA from the coding sequence ATGGCAAAACGGAAGGACCTAGGCGTCTATGATATTCTCGCGAGCTTCCCGTGGTGGGTAAGTGTCATTGTTGCCTCGTTGGTGTATTGCTTTTTGAAATTCGCGCTGCCGCTAATAAGTTTCGACAATCAAATCTTTGATGTGGTGGCTCGGTCATTTTCTCAAGTTGCCTGGGTTTTCGGTCTCACACTGTTGATGCCGGCGTTAGTGGGTCCCGTTATTCGAGCACGAAAGCGTCGTTTGCTAGATACCCAACAGGGTATTAGTACTATTCGGAGTTTGTCTTGGCGCGATTTTGAGCTGTTGGTAGCTGAAGTTTTCCGTCGTAAAGGTTATGCGGTCATCGAGAACGACGGGGTAGGTGCCGACGGCGGTATCGATATGAAACTGCGCAAAGACGGCGCCCTGCATTTAGTGCAGTGCAAGCATTGGCAGCAGTACAAGGTAGGCGTGCCCATTATTCGCGAGATGTACGGAGTCATGGTGGCAGAGCATGCACTGAGTACCACCATCGTAACATCGGGCGTGTTTACCCAGCAGGCGCAAGACTTCGCTCGCGATAAGCCCATTGACCTAATAAACGGCGCAGCGTTGGTTGCCTGGATGAAACAGGCTCAGTCGGGCTCTGTGAAAGCAGCGGGTGATGCCGAGTACAGCAACGCGGGAGAGTCTTCCGCCGCTTCGCCGAAGGTTGAAGATAAGCCGATTTCAACTGAAGCTCCGAGTACAAATGATGACTCGATGGAGTGCCCGAAGTGCGATAGCCCATTGGTGTTACGCACGGCAACGAAGGGCGACTATGCGGGGCGTCAGTTTTACGGTTGCTCGAGTTTTCCGAGTTGTCGGTATATTAGGAACTTGGCGTAG